The proteins below are encoded in one region of Nitrospira sp.:
- the mscL gene encoding large-conductance mechanosensitive channel: MLKEFKEFAMRGNVLDMAIGVIIGGAFGKIVSSLVSDVLMPPIGLLMGKVNFSSLFVSLSGESYPSLVAAKAAGAPTLNYGVFLQAVFDFVIVAFVIFMVVKQVNRLKKEPPPAPPQVPEPSNEEKLLKEIRDALRERRP, translated from the coding sequence ATGCTGAAAGAGTTCAAGGAATTTGCGATGAGGGGCAACGTACTGGATATGGCCATCGGGGTCATTATCGGTGGTGCATTCGGAAAGATTGTCTCCTCGCTCGTCAGCGACGTGTTGATGCCACCGATTGGGCTCTTGATGGGCAAGGTGAATTTCTCCAGTTTGTTCGTCAGTCTGAGCGGAGAGTCGTACCCTTCTCTAGTGGCCGCGAAGGCCGCTGGAGCGCCCACGTTGAATTACGGCGTGTTCCTGCAGGCCGTGTTCGACTTCGTCATCGTGGCCTTCGTGATTTTCATGGTCGTGAAGCAGGTGAACCGCTTGAAGAAGGAGCCACCACCGGCCCCTCCACAGGTGCCCGAACCCAGCAATGAAGAGAAGTTGCTGAAGGAGATTCGTGATGCGCTGAGAGAGCGGCGGCCCTAG
- a CDS encoding ADP-ribose pyrophosphatase — MTKHIYSGRVVHLNVDTVLLPNGMTVELEVIRHPGASAVVPLKDDGIVVLIRQFRHAAGGFIYEIPAGKLNPGEDPLLCAERELEEEIGYRASHFELLTSIFTAPGFTDEVIHIYRGTGLVKGRQQLDKDEVLEVIEMPLHQAVTMVREGTIRDAKTIVGLQSAYLLAARPPRR; from the coding sequence ATGACCAAGCACATCTACTCGGGACGAGTCGTTCATCTGAATGTCGACACCGTCTTGCTCCCAAACGGCATGACGGTCGAACTTGAGGTCATTCGACATCCAGGAGCGTCGGCGGTGGTTCCCCTCAAAGACGACGGGATCGTCGTCCTGATCCGGCAGTTCCGACACGCTGCGGGAGGATTTATTTACGAAATTCCCGCCGGGAAGCTCAACCCCGGAGAGGATCCGTTGCTCTGCGCCGAGAGGGAATTGGAAGAAGAAATCGGCTACCGGGCATCACATTTTGAATTGCTGACCAGCATTTTCACCGCCCCAGGTTTCACAGACGAGGTCATCCACATCTATCGCGGGACCGGCCTTGTCAAAGGCCGACAGCAGCTCGATAAGGACGAAGTGTTGGAGGTAATTGAAATGCCGCTTCATCAGGCGGTCACGATGGTGCGGGAGGGGACGATTCGAGACGCTAAAACGATCGTCGGCCTACAGTCTGCCTACCTTCTTGCCGCACGACCGCCAAGACGCTGA
- a CDS encoding molybdopterin oxidoreductase (possible pseudo, frameshifted) — protein MCLKGYTFHRRVYGPYRLKGPLMRKGWKAWMDAGSPELTPETKHKYKFDSRYLDDMMRVSWDTAFTYVAKGMIVIGTRYSGEAGARRLREQGYPPEMIEMMKGAGTRCFKHRAGMPVLGIIGKMAITRMNGGCYSLLDSWIRKVGPQQAQGGRYWSNYTWHGDQNPSNPYWCGAQASDIDLSDMRFSKLNTSWGKNFVENKMPEAHWKLESIERGARIVVITPEYNPTAYRADYWMPLRPESDNAIFLGAMKILVDENMHDTDFLKAYTDAPILVRTDTLQFLDPRDVVKDYQFPDFSKSYSGRVQSLKPEQVERLGGMMVWDLAKGQAVPLHREQVGWHFQNSGIDAALTGTYRVKLLNGREVDSMPVWQMYLVHFQDYDLDTCHQICRTPKDLLVRWARDSGTIKPASIHNGEGTNHYFHMTANSRGAAMVLIITGNVGKFGTGQHTWAGNYKAGTWTATPWSGAGLAVHTGEDPFNITKDPEAHGKEIKTKSYYYGEEVGYWNHGDTALIVNTPKYGRKVFTGKTHMPTPSKVRWVTNVNVLNNAKHHYDMVKNVDPNIEMLVTQDIEMTSDVNHNDVAFACNSWMEFTYPEMTVTVSNPWVQVWKGGIRPLYDTRNDLDTFAGVAIKLTEMTGDERMRDYFHMVIINRVDAYVQRMFDASSTFYGYSADVLLKSEKGWMVMVRTYPRVPFWEETNESKPMWTRTGRYENYRTEPEAIEYGENFISHREGTEATPYLPNAIFSTNPYVRPDDYGIPITAQHHDDKTVRNVKLPWSDIKRHSNPLWEKGYQFYCVTPKTRHRVHSQWSVNDWVQIYESNFGDPYRMDKRTPGVGEHQLHINPQAAKDRGINDGDYVYVDGNPVDRPYRGWRPSDPYYKVARLMIRAKYNPAYPYHVTMAKHAPYVSTAKSVKGHETRPDGRAIALDTGYQSNFRYGAQQSFTRNWLMPMHQLDSLPGKHAVAWKFKWGYQVDNHAINTTPKECLIRITKAEDGGIGARGPWEPVRTGFTPGQENEFMIKWLKGEHIKIKV, from the coding sequence ATGTGCTTGAAGGGGTACACCTTCCATCGCCGCGTGTACGGCCCGTATCGGTTGAAGGGCCCGTTGATGCGCAAGGGCTGGAAGGCGTGGATGGACGCCGGCTCGCCGGAACTCACGCCGGAGACCAAGCACAAGTACAAATTCGACAGCCGCTATCTGGACGACATGATGCGCGTGTCCTGGGACACGGCCTTCACCTACGTGGCCAAGGGCATGATCGTCATCGGAACCCGGTACAGCGGCGAAGCGGGCGCGCGGCGGTTGCGCGAGCAGGGCTATCCGCCGGAGATGATTGAGATGATGAAGGGCGCGGGGACCCGCTGCTTCAAGCACCGCGCGGGCATGCCGGTGCTGGGCATCATCGGCAAGATGGCGATTACCCGGATGAACGGCGGGTGCTATTCGTTGTTGGACAGCTGGATCCGCAAGGTGGGCCCGCAGCAGGCGCAGGGCGGCCGGTACTGGTCGAACTACACCTGGCACGGCGACCAGAACCCATCGAACCCGTATTGGTGCGGCGCGCAGGCCTCCGACATCGACCTCTCCGACATGCGCTTCTCCAAGCTGAACACCAGCTGGGGCAAGAACTTCGTCGAGAACAAGATGCCGGAAGCGCACTGGAAGCTCGAGTCGATCGAGCGCGGCGCGCGGATCGTCGTGATCACGCCGGAGTACAATCCGACGGCCTATCGCGCGGATTACTGGATGCCGCTGCGGCCGGAGTCGGATAACGCGATCTTCCTGGGCGCGATGAAGATCCTCGTTGATGAGAACATGCACGACACGGACTTTCTTAAGGCCTATACCGATGCGCCCATCCTGGTGCGCACGGACACGCTGCAATTCTTGGATCCGCGGGACGTGGTCAAGGACTACCAGTTCCCAGATTTCTCGAAGAGCTATTCGGGCCGCGTGCAGTCGTTGAAGCCGGAGCAGGTGGAACGGTTGGGCGGCATGATGGTGTGGGACTTGGCCAAGGGCCAGGCCGTGCCGTTGCACCGCGAGCAGGTCGGCTGGCACTTCCAGAACAGCGGCATCGATGCAGCGCTGACCGGCACCTACCGGGTCAAGCTGCTCAACGGCCGCGAAGTCGACAGCATGCCGGTCTGGCAGATGTATCTGGTTCATTTCCAGGACTACGACCTGGATACCTGTCACCAGATCTGCCGCACGCCGAAGGACCTGCTGGTCCGCTGGGCGCGCGATTCGGGCACGATCAAGCCGGCGTCGATTCATAACGGCGAAGGCACGAACCACTACTTCCACATGACGGCGAACTCCCGCGGGGCCGCCATGGTGCTCATCATCACGGGCAACGTCGGAAAGTTCGGGACGGGGCAGCACACCTGGGCCGGCAACTACAAGGCCGGGACCTGGACGGCGACCCCATGGTCGGGCGCCGGATTGGCGGTGCATACGGGTGAGGATCCCTTCAACATCACGAAGGATCCGGAAGCCCACGGCAAGGAGATCAAGACCAAGTCGTATTACTATGGGGAAGAGGTCGGGTACTGGAACCATGGCGATACGGCCTTGATCGTCAACACGCCGAAGTACGGCCGCAAGGTGTTCACGGGCAAGACCCACATGCCGACACCCTCCAAGGTGCGGTGGGTCACCAACGTGAACGTGTTGAACAACGCCAAGCACCACTACGACATGGTGAAGAACGTCGATCCGAACATCGAGATGCTGGTGACCCAGGACATCGAGATGACCTCGGACGTCAACCATAACGACGTGGCGTTCGCGTGTAATTCCTGGATGGAGTTTACCTATCCGGAAATGACGGTGACGGTGTCGAATCCGTGGGTGCAGGTGTGGAAGGGCGGCATCCGCCCCCTGTACGACACCCGCAACGACCTCGATACCTTTGCCGGCGTGGCGATCAAGCTCACGGAGATGACGGGCGACGAGCGCATGCGCGATTATTTCCACATGGTCATCATCAACCGGGTGGACGCCTACGTGCAACGCATGTTTGATGCCTCTTCGACCTTCTACGGCTACAGCGCGGACGTGTTGCTGAAGTCGGAAAAGGGCTGGATGGTCATGGTGCGGACCTATCCGCGCGTGCCGTTCTGGGAGGAGACCAACGAATCCAAGCCGATGTGGACGCGCACCGGCCGGTACGAGAACTACCGGACGGAGCCGGAGGCGATCGAATACGGCGAAAACTTCATCTCGCACCGCGAAGGGACGGAAGCGACACCGTATTTGCCGAACGCGATCTTCTCCACCAACCCGTACGTCCGGCCGGACGACTACGGGATTCCCATCACGGCGCAGCACCACGACGACAAGACGGTCCGTAACGTCAAGCTGCCGTGGTCGGACATCAAGCGCCATAGCAACCCGTTGTGGGAGAAGGGGTATCAGTTCTACTGCGTGACCCCGAAGACCCGGCACCGGGTGCACAGCCAGTGGTCGGTGAACGACTGGGTGCAGATTTACGAGTCGAATTTCGGCGATCCGTACCGGATGGACAAGCGGACGCCGGGGGTCGGCGAGCACCAGTTGCACATCAACCCGCAGGCGGCGAAGGACCGCGGGATCAACGACGGCGACTACGTCTATGTGGACGGGAACCCGGTGGACCGGCCGTATCGCGGCTGGCGGCCGAGTGATCCGTACTACAAGGTGGCGCGGTTGATGATCCGGGCCAAGTACAACCCGGCCTATCCGTACCACGTGACGATGGCGAAGCATGCCCCGTACGTGTCGACGGCGAAGTCGGTCAAGGGGCACGAGACCCGTCCGGACGGACGCGCGATCGCGCTGGATACCGGCTATCAGTCGAACTTCCGGTATGGCGCCCAGCAGTCCTTTACCCGGAACTGGTTGATGCCGATGCACCAGTTGGACTCCTTGCCGGGCAAGCATGCCGTGGCGTGGAAGTTCAAGTGGGGCTATCAAGTCGACAACCACGCGATCAACACCACCCCGAAGGAATGCTTGATCCGCATCACCAAGGCGGAAGACGGCGGCATCGGGGCGCGTGGGCCGTGGGAGCCGGTCCGGACGGGCTTTACGCCGGGCCAGGAGAACGAGTTCATGATCAAGTGGCTCAAAGGCGAGCACATCAAGATCAAAGTCTAA
- a CDS encoding MBL fold hydrolase → MNVSFHGAARSVTGSRHLIEAGNSRVLLDCGMFQGRRGESDRRNRELGVEPRWLDAVILSHAHIDHSGALPILTQHAFRGRVHATEATCDLTQLMLEDSARIQEQDCQYVNKRERRRRGTWREPYYNTNDVRAIVRRFSGERYHQDFKVTPTITARFYDAGHILGSTAIHVTISQRGTRQSILFTGDLGRSGMPILRDPDPPPPCDVLIIESTYGDRFHEDEAVERTEKAKAMVAHAIAHKSKIVVPAFAVGRTQDLVMRIKSLVRTGAVPPIPIFIDSPLARKATEIFRRHPGMFDEETFRTFTKEGDPFAARFIHYVSTVEESKRLNDRKGPCVIIASSGMCEGGRVLHHLKHALPNPDNIVAIVGFQAEHTLGRKLIEEWDTVPIFGIPTPRRARIERFNGFSAHADRGDLLAYIRAIHPTPSKVFIVHGEERQSLSLAAAIQAEYPGLAVEVPRPDSSYDV, encoded by the coding sequence GTGAACGTGTCGTTTCACGGCGCCGCCCGCTCGGTGACCGGGAGCCGCCATTTGATTGAGGCCGGCAATAGCCGTGTGTTGCTCGATTGCGGTATGTTTCAGGGGCGACGCGGCGAGTCAGATCGGCGCAATCGTGAACTCGGGGTGGAGCCAAGATGGCTGGACGCCGTCATTCTGTCGCATGCCCACATCGATCATTCGGGTGCACTGCCGATCCTGACACAGCACGCGTTCAGGGGCCGTGTGCATGCCACTGAGGCCACCTGCGACCTGACCCAGCTGATGCTCGAAGACTCGGCTCGGATCCAGGAACAAGACTGCCAGTACGTTAACAAGCGGGAGCGGCGTCGAAGAGGAACGTGGCGGGAGCCGTATTACAATACGAACGACGTGCGCGCCATCGTGCGCCGTTTTTCCGGTGAACGCTATCACCAGGATTTCAAAGTCACCCCAACCATCACGGCTCGTTTCTACGACGCCGGGCACATCCTCGGTTCTACCGCCATCCACGTGACGATTAGTCAGCGCGGCACTCGGCAGTCTATCTTATTCACGGGCGATCTCGGACGATCGGGAATGCCGATCCTTCGAGATCCCGACCCACCGCCCCCCTGTGACGTCCTCATCATCGAGTCCACCTATGGGGATCGATTTCATGAAGACGAAGCCGTCGAGCGAACGGAAAAGGCCAAGGCAATGGTGGCTCATGCCATCGCCCATAAAAGCAAAATCGTCGTCCCAGCCTTCGCCGTTGGCCGCACTCAGGATCTCGTGATGCGAATCAAGAGCCTGGTGCGAACCGGAGCGGTGCCGCCCATTCCTATCTTTATCGATTCCCCGTTGGCCCGCAAAGCCACCGAAATTTTTCGCAGGCACCCGGGCATGTTTGATGAAGAGACGTTTCGAACCTTCACCAAGGAAGGCGACCCTTTTGCCGCCCGTTTTATTCATTACGTGTCGACCGTCGAAGAGAGTAAGCGACTCAATGACCGAAAGGGCCCCTGCGTGATCATCGCGTCATCCGGGATGTGCGAGGGCGGTCGGGTTCTCCACCACCTCAAGCATGCACTGCCCAACCCAGACAATATTGTGGCCATCGTCGGGTTTCAGGCCGAGCATACGCTTGGGCGCAAACTCATTGAAGAGTGGGATACCGTCCCGATCTTCGGGATTCCCACGCCACGGCGGGCACGGATCGAGCGGTTCAACGGGTTTTCCGCCCATGCCGACCGGGGGGATCTCCTGGCCTACATCCGCGCGATACACCCGACACCGTCCAAAGTTTTTATCGTTCACGGAGAAGAGCGCCAATCCTTATCGCTGGCGGCCGCCATCCAGGCAGAATATCCCGGCTTGGCAGTCGAAGTGCCGAGGCCTGATTCATCATATGATGTGTAA
- a CDS encoding lysine decarboxylase gives MEEFASVPPSLRAILQSSSYRRIEQDAGFLDRDEFRPIRLQLEYLKPEFTQREHDIRSTIVAFGSARLLDVEAAARQLELAPYYDHAREFERLVFSTYQVDGHYHDVIVTGGGPGIMEAANRGAADVGAKSIGFNITLRREQRPNPDNTPGLCFQSRYFALRKMHFMLRARALVAFPGGFGALDELVEVLTLVQTGKALGPTMSLFGRAFWEKLIDWDQLIDYGLIGPTDLGLIHFAESAEEAWDVIQADQRVKETQS, from the coding sequence ATGGAAGAGTTCGCGTCGGTCCCGCCATCGTTACGCGCCATCCTCCAATCTTCCTCGTATCGTCGCATTGAACAGGATGCGGGTTTTCTCGATCGGGACGAATTCCGTCCGATTCGGCTGCAGCTCGAATACCTCAAACCCGAGTTCACGCAACGCGAACACGACATCCGTTCGACCATCGTTGCCTTCGGGAGCGCTCGCCTGCTCGACGTCGAGGCGGCGGCACGCCAACTGGAGCTCGCGCCCTACTATGACCACGCCCGCGAATTTGAGAGGCTGGTCTTCTCCACCTACCAAGTCGATGGGCACTACCACGATGTGATCGTGACCGGCGGAGGCCCCGGCATCATGGAAGCGGCCAATCGCGGCGCGGCGGACGTCGGAGCAAAGTCCATTGGCTTCAACATCACGCTGCGGCGCGAACAGCGCCCCAATCCGGATAACACCCCCGGCCTTTGTTTTCAGTCTCGATACTTCGCGCTTCGCAAGATGCACTTCATGCTGCGCGCCCGCGCCCTAGTTGCCTTCCCCGGTGGATTTGGCGCGCTCGACGAGCTCGTCGAGGTGCTCACCCTCGTGCAGACCGGCAAAGCCTTGGGTCCGACCATGAGCTTATTCGGGCGAGCGTTCTGGGAGAAATTGATCGACTGGGATCAGCTGATCGATTATGGCCTGATCGGTCCGACCGACCTTGGTCTCATTCATTTCGCCGAAAGCGCCGAGGAGGCCTGGGACGTCATTCAGGCAGACCAGCGTGTGAAGGAAACGCAGTCGTGA
- a CDS encoding aminomethyltransferase, with translation MARTPLYDAHLAFGGRIVDFAGWDMPIQYSGVVDEYQAVRNQAGLFDVSHMGRMSVTGPRAAELLNHLTTNDVTKLDVGQAQYSMVCNEDGGIKDDIFVYRTRLDGYLVCMNASNRRKIVQWFGSQAQSLPDCDMRDRSDELAQLALQGPVSRTVLHSMGMREVDALQVRHCVEVTLAGAACLLARTGYTGELGYELYLPAEHARMLWDQCLERGASQGVKPAGLGARDILRLEMAYLLYGNDISEDTSPLEADAAWAVAFDKPAFIGRTALLAQHANLSRKLVAFELLERGVPRHGFAICTPDPGRERIGEVTSGNLSPILQKGIGMGYVPPGFASPGSSLVIDIRGKAIPAAVVKPPFYRHKRSV, from the coding sequence ATGGCCAGAACCCCCCTTTATGACGCACATCTCGCCTTCGGCGGCCGGATCGTCGACTTCGCCGGATGGGACATGCCCATTCAATACTCCGGTGTTGTCGACGAATACCAAGCCGTGCGCAATCAAGCGGGACTGTTTGACGTAAGCCATATGGGCCGTATGTCGGTGACCGGGCCGCGCGCCGCCGAGCTTCTCAATCACCTAACCACCAACGACGTGACGAAGCTCGACGTGGGACAAGCCCAATATTCGATGGTGTGCAACGAAGACGGCGGCATCAAGGATGATATCTTCGTGTATCGGACGCGACTGGACGGCTACCTGGTCTGCATGAACGCATCCAATCGACGGAAGATCGTCCAGTGGTTCGGGAGCCAGGCGCAGTCACTGCCAGACTGCGATATGCGAGACCGTTCGGATGAACTGGCGCAGCTTGCCCTGCAGGGACCTGTTTCGCGCACCGTGCTTCACTCTATGGGGATGAGGGAAGTAGACGCCTTGCAGGTCCGGCACTGTGTCGAGGTGACGCTGGCCGGAGCGGCGTGCCTCCTGGCGCGAACAGGTTACACCGGAGAGCTAGGCTATGAACTCTACCTTCCCGCAGAGCATGCACGAATGCTGTGGGATCAATGCCTGGAACGAGGAGCGTCACAGGGAGTAAAGCCTGCCGGGCTTGGGGCACGCGACATTTTGCGCCTCGAAATGGCGTACCTCCTCTATGGCAATGACATCTCCGAGGACACGTCGCCGCTTGAGGCTGATGCCGCATGGGCAGTCGCGTTCGATAAGCCGGCGTTTATCGGACGGACGGCGCTGCTTGCACAGCATGCGAACCTGTCCAGAAAACTCGTCGCATTCGAACTACTGGAGCGGGGGGTACCGAGGCACGGATTCGCGATTTGTACTCCCGACCCGGGCCGCGAACGAATTGGGGAAGTCACCAGCGGCAACCTCTCTCCCATCCTTCAAAAGGGTATCGGGATGGGATATGTCCCGCCTGGTTTTGCTTCGCCCGGGTCTTCGCTTGTCATCGACATACGCGGAAAGGCTATTCCCGCGGCAGTCGTGAAACCACCATTTTACAGACACAAGCGTTCCGTCTAA
- a CDS encoding ATPase, whose product MITDTTTAIRAIQDNVERIIKGKSAVVEMAVVCLLARGHLLIEDVPGVGKTTLAHSLARTIDCAFKRIQFTSDLLPSDIVGVSIFNRQKQAFEFMRGPIFANIVLADEINRTTPKTQSSLLEAMSEAQISVDNQTYPLKQPFMVIATQNPSEYHGTFPLPESQLDRFLMRLKIGYPSAEEERKVLDRPQSLHPAEDLQPVVSAQQVLDLQQEVEKVRIEQSLMDYLLAIVEATRQTDLLSLGVSTRGALALCKAAKALALVRGRTYCLPDDIKALAPIVLPHRIMLNRAYAAQVRQGEHTERVIRDLLSTVPVPL is encoded by the coding sequence GTGATAACCGACACTACTACGGCGATTCGCGCCATTCAGGATAACGTCGAGCGCATCATCAAGGGAAAGAGCGCGGTCGTCGAAATGGCCGTGGTCTGCTTGTTGGCGCGCGGCCATCTCCTCATCGAAGACGTGCCCGGTGTGGGTAAGACCACGCTGGCCCATAGTCTGGCACGAACCATCGACTGCGCGTTCAAGCGTATTCAGTTCACGAGCGATCTACTCCCCTCGGACATCGTCGGCGTCTCGATCTTCAATAGGCAGAAGCAAGCGTTCGAATTCATGCGCGGACCGATCTTCGCCAATATCGTCCTGGCCGACGAAATCAACCGCACGACTCCCAAGACCCAAAGCAGTTTGCTCGAGGCCATGAGCGAAGCGCAAATTTCCGTCGACAATCAAACCTATCCGTTAAAGCAACCGTTCATGGTGATCGCGACCCAGAACCCATCCGAGTACCACGGAACGTTTCCACTCCCCGAGTCCCAACTCGACCGGTTCCTGATGCGGCTGAAAATCGGCTACCCCTCGGCCGAAGAGGAACGCAAAGTGCTTGATCGCCCGCAGTCACTGCACCCGGCCGAAGATCTCCAGCCGGTCGTGAGCGCGCAACAAGTTCTGGATCTCCAGCAGGAGGTCGAAAAGGTCCGTATCGAACAAAGCTTGATGGACTATCTCCTGGCTATTGTCGAAGCTACCAGGCAGACCGACCTCTTGAGCTTGGGCGTCAGCACCCGAGGCGCGCTGGCCCTCTGTAAGGCCGCAAAAGCTCTGGCGCTCGTGCGCGGCCGCACGTACTGTCTGCCGGACGACATCAAGGCCTTGGCACCGATCGTCCTGCCACACCGCATCATGCTCAATCGAGCCTACGCGGCACAGGTGCGACAGGGCGAACACACCGAACGCGTCATCCGCGATCTGCTCAGCACCGTACCCGTACCACTCTAA
- a CDS encoding serine/threonine dehydratase, whose amino-acid sequence MPTITLQDIQQAAERLRDVAQLTPVLTSPELDERSGATVFLKCENFQRTGSFKFRGAYNAVSLLDASTAGRPVVTVSSGNHGQALALAARLHHRTAHVFAPGAMTERKRRAILSYGATVHEAPTRTAAEQGAQDLTAHGEAILIHPFNSREVIAGQGTCALELLDQRQDLDVLLAPVGGGGLLSGTCVAAHALRPCLEVYACEPNGALDALYSVREHRIVPMADPRTMADGLRSSLGPLTLEILERQLAGFFTVDEAEIVTALRFAVEDLRLIIEPSSAVALAPVLRGESCLRSRRVGVVITGGNIDSDLLCHVLAEGAPGGAR is encoded by the coding sequence ATGCCGACGATTACCCTCCAGGACATTCAGCAGGCAGCCGAGCGACTTCGAGATGTCGCACAGCTCACGCCCGTGCTCACCTCGCCCGAACTAGACGAACGTTCAGGCGCCACTGTCTTCCTGAAGTGCGAGAATTTCCAACGTACAGGATCGTTCAAATTCCGTGGCGCCTACAATGCGGTGTCATTATTGGATGCGAGCACCGCCGGTCGACCTGTCGTCACCGTGTCGTCGGGAAACCACGGTCAGGCGCTGGCGCTGGCTGCAAGGCTGCACCACCGAACGGCACACGTGTTCGCACCCGGCGCCATGACCGAACGAAAGCGACGCGCGATCCTCTCCTATGGCGCGACCGTACACGAGGCCCCGACGCGGACCGCGGCAGAACAAGGTGCACAGGACCTGACAGCTCACGGCGAAGCAATTCTGATTCATCCGTTCAACAGCCGTGAAGTGATTGCCGGCCAAGGGACCTGTGCGCTCGAACTGCTCGATCAGCGCCAAGACCTCGATGTCTTGCTGGCGCCGGTCGGCGGCGGGGGGCTATTGTCGGGTACCTGCGTGGCGGCGCATGCACTGCGTCCCTGTCTTGAGGTGTATGCGTGCGAACCGAACGGAGCGCTCGATGCACTCTATTCGGTTCGAGAGCATCGCATCGTGCCGATGGCCGATCCTCGGACGATGGCGGACGGGTTGCGGTCGAGCCTCGGGCCGCTGACGCTCGAGATCCTGGAGCGGCAGCTCGCCGGATTCTTTACCGTCGACGAAGCGGAGATCGTGACTGCGCTTCGCTTTGCGGTGGAGGATCTCAGGCTCATCATTGAGCCGTCAAGCGCGGTGGCGCTGGCGCCCGTGTTGCGGGGGGAATCGTGTCTCCGCAGTCGTCGTGTAGGGGTTGTGATCACCGGCGGCAATATCGATTCCGACTTGCTCTGCCACGTGCTTGCCGAAGGGGCGCCGGGTGGAGCGCGCTAG
- a CDS encoding aminopeptidase: MMCKRLLLWFIGVRRLAALWMVIISAVHTSPIGAEDAPRTRARDLGITIGQYQPGRLNAITDVAGVKVGHVTLVSGDGPLAPGVGPVRTGVTVIIPREDVWHKKVPAGSFVLNGTGEMTGLAWVAESGFLEYPVALTNTLNVPRVANGVMSWMLAHYPQIGISDDTLTPVVAECDDSRLNDIQGRHVSEEDVVRALEDARGGSVAEGSVGAGTGMISYGFKGGIGTSSRRLSERDGGYTIGVLVNANHGRRQELIIDGVHVGRLYEREPSTVSRLGLQDATPGQGDGSIIIVLATDAPLDGRQLTRLAKRAALGLARTGSTVRHGSGDFMLAFSTANVIPHYPNVPTFPMTHLADPYLNPLFAAATDATEEAIINALTMATTTVGRDNRRVEAISIERLRELLAERSSPRP; encoded by the coding sequence ATGATGTGTAAGCGTCTATTACTGTGGTTTATCGGCGTGCGGCGGCTCGCTGCGCTCTGGATGGTAATCATCAGCGCGGTTCACACCAGCCCCATTGGCGCAGAGGATGCGCCGCGGACACGCGCCCGTGACCTGGGCATCACCATCGGACAGTATCAGCCTGGACGGCTCAATGCCATCACGGATGTGGCCGGAGTGAAGGTTGGCCACGTCACGCTCGTCAGCGGCGACGGCCCACTGGCTCCAGGTGTCGGACCGGTACGAACCGGGGTCACGGTGATCATCCCTCGTGAGGACGTATGGCACAAGAAAGTGCCGGCCGGTTCCTTTGTGCTCAACGGCACGGGAGAAATGACGGGATTGGCATGGGTGGCCGAATCCGGCTTTTTGGAATACCCCGTGGCGTTGACCAACACCCTCAACGTGCCGCGTGTGGCCAATGGGGTGATGAGTTGGATGCTCGCGCACTATCCTCAGATAGGGATCTCCGACGACACGCTCACGCCGGTCGTAGCCGAGTGCGACGATAGCCGTCTCAACGACATTCAAGGTCGACACGTCTCGGAAGAAGACGTGGTACGAGCCCTCGAGGACGCGCGAGGTGGGAGCGTCGCCGAAGGATCGGTGGGGGCTGGAACCGGAATGATCTCCTATGGATTCAAAGGCGGCATCGGCACCAGTTCGCGACGGCTCTCGGAGCGGGACGGAGGTTACACCATAGGGGTTTTGGTCAATGCCAATCACGGCCGCCGCCAGGAGCTGATCATCGACGGCGTCCACGTCGGGCGGCTTTACGAACGGGAACCGTCTACCGTGAGCCGTCTCGGCTTGCAGGACGCTACGCCCGGACAAGGCGATGGGTCCATTATCATTGTGCTCGCCACGGACGCGCCATTGGACGGTCGGCAACTCACGCGACTGGCCAAGCGCGCCGCCCTGGGGCTGGCGCGAACCGGCTCGACAGTTCGACACGGGAGTGGAGATTTCATGTTGGCCTTCTCGACGGCCAACGTTATCCCGCACTACCCAAACGTCCCCACCTTTCCGATGACGCACCTGGCCGACCCCTACCTGAATCCTCTCTTTGCTGCCGCGACCGATGCCACCGAGGAAGCCATCATCAATGCGCTGACGATGGCCACGACGACAGTGGGACGAGACAATCGACGGGTCGAGGCCATCTCGATCGAGCGGCTCCGGGAGTTGCTGGCAGAGCGGTCCTCACCACGACCGTAA